Proteins encoded together in one Quercus lobata isolate SW786 chromosome 3, ValleyOak3.0 Primary Assembly, whole genome shotgun sequence window:
- the LOC115982582 gene encoding carbonic anhydrase 2-like isoform X1 — translation MAGTLKKCMMLCCTSKVSVKQEDMATTESYEEAIAGLTKLLSDKADLGAVAAAKIKQITAELEKSDSNQFDPVDRIKTGFIHFKKEKFEKNPELYGELAKGQKPKFMVFACSDSRVCPSHILNFQPGEAFMIRNIANMVPPFDKTKYSGGGAAIEYAVLHLKVEHIVVIGHSCCGGIKGLMSIPDDGTTASDFIEHWVQICSPAKAKVKAEYSGLSFSEQCTNCEKEAVNVSLGNLLTYPFVRDGLVKKTLALKGAHYDFVKGTFDLWDLDFKISPSLSV, via the exons ATGGCTGGGACTCTTAAAAAGTGCATGATGCTATGTTGTACAAGCAAGGTCTCGGTG AAACAAGAAGACATGGCAACTACTGAGTCATACGAGGAGGCCATAGCAGGACTCACGAAGCTTCTCAG TGACAAAGCTGATCTCGGGGCTGTCGCCGCCGCCAAGATCAAGCAGATAACAGCGGAGTTGGAGAAGTCCGATTCGAACCAGTTTGACCCGGTTGATAGGATCAAAACCGGGTTCATCCACTTCAAGAAAGAGAAATTTGA GAAGAATCCTGAGTTGTACGGTGAACTTGCCAAAGGCcaaaagcccaag TTTATGGTATTTGCATGCTCAGACTCTCGGGTTTGCCCCTCACATATCCTGAATTTCCAACCTGGGGAGGCCTTTATGATACGAAATATCGCCAACATGGTCCCACCATTTGACAAG ACAAAATATTCAGGAGGGGGGGCTGCCATCGAATATGCAGTACTGCATCTGAAG GTGGAACATATTGTGGTCATTGGACACAGCTGTTGTGGTGGTATAAAGGGGCTCATGTCTATCCCCGATGATGGGACCACTGCTAG TGATTTCATAGAGCATTGGGTCCAAATCTGCTCACCTGCAAAGGCCAAGGTTAAGGCAGAATACAGTGGGTTAAGTTTCTCGGAGCAGTGCACCAACTGCGAGAAG GAGGCTGTGAATGTATCACTGGGAAACCTATTGACATATCCATTTGTGAGAGATGGTTTGGTGAAGAAAACACTAGCTTTGAAGGGTGCCCACTATGATTTTGTTAAGGGAACCTTTGATCTCTGGGATCTGGACTTCAAAATTTCACCCTCTTTATCTGTTTGA
- the LOC115982582 gene encoding carbonic anhydrase 2-like isoform X2 → MATTESYEEAIAGLTKLLSDKADLGAVAAAKIKQITAELEKSDSNQFDPVDRIKTGFIHFKKEKFEKNPELYGELAKGQKPKFMVFACSDSRVCPSHILNFQPGEAFMIRNIANMVPPFDKTKYSGGGAAIEYAVLHLKVEHIVVIGHSCCGGIKGLMSIPDDGTTASDFIEHWVQICSPAKAKVKAEYSGLSFSEQCTNCEKEAVNVSLGNLLTYPFVRDGLVKKTLALKGAHYDFVKGTFDLWDLDFKISPSLSV, encoded by the exons ATGGCAACTACTGAGTCATACGAGGAGGCCATAGCAGGACTCACGAAGCTTCTCAG TGACAAAGCTGATCTCGGGGCTGTCGCCGCCGCCAAGATCAAGCAGATAACAGCGGAGTTGGAGAAGTCCGATTCGAACCAGTTTGACCCGGTTGATAGGATCAAAACCGGGTTCATCCACTTCAAGAAAGAGAAATTTGA GAAGAATCCTGAGTTGTACGGTGAACTTGCCAAAGGCcaaaagcccaag TTTATGGTATTTGCATGCTCAGACTCTCGGGTTTGCCCCTCACATATCCTGAATTTCCAACCTGGGGAGGCCTTTATGATACGAAATATCGCCAACATGGTCCCACCATTTGACAAG ACAAAATATTCAGGAGGGGGGGCTGCCATCGAATATGCAGTACTGCATCTGAAG GTGGAACATATTGTGGTCATTGGACACAGCTGTTGTGGTGGTATAAAGGGGCTCATGTCTATCCCCGATGATGGGACCACTGCTAG TGATTTCATAGAGCATTGGGTCCAAATCTGCTCACCTGCAAAGGCCAAGGTTAAGGCAGAATACAGTGGGTTAAGTTTCTCGGAGCAGTGCACCAACTGCGAGAAG GAGGCTGTGAATGTATCACTGGGAAACCTATTGACATATCCATTTGTGAGAGATGGTTTGGTGAAGAAAACACTAGCTTTGAAGGGTGCCCACTATGATTTTGTTAAGGGAACCTTTGATCTCTGGGATCTGGACTTCAAAATTTCACCCTCTTTATCTGTTTGA